The DNA segment CAGGAATAAACAGCAGTTCTTCTTCGATCTGATCTTTTTTGAAGGTATATGGCGTGTAGTCTTCGTTGTCCATAAAGACGTATTCGTCACCGTCAATATACGAGAAGTTAACCTGACGACGGCTAAGAGAGATCTCTTCCAGAATGTCATCGCCCTTAAAACGTTCTTCAACTTTCAGACCGGTACGGATATCGGAGAAACGCATTTTGTACAGCGTGCTCGCGCCACGAGCGCTTGGGCTTTGTACATCGATATCGCGAACCAGCAGTAGTTTGCCGTTTAAAGTGACCGCCATACCGCGTTTAATTTCGTTAGCTCTTGGCATAAAAAAACCTTGTTAATGAGTTTGCAAATTCAGTCTTTAGCGTGTGGCGACACGTTACCCGCGCGGCGTTTTCTAGGCAAGAGGGGAAGATAAAAAAGCAGATAAATTTGACGCAAAATGCCGGAGCGGGCGCTCCGGCATCACAGTTTTTGACGAGTTATTGATAAACGGGTAACAAGTTCATCAGTGACAGAATATGTGCCACGGCGTTAATCAAACCAAAGGCAATAATAAACAGAATCATTGCTGAACCGCCCGGTGCGCGATAGGTCGCCTGTGGGAAACGTTTACGGCTTGCTCGCGCCATCATTGCCGGTACGATAACCGCCCAAATAGTGGCGGCTAAACCGGCAAAGCCGATGGCATAAAGGAAGCCATCTGGGAATGCAAGTGCGCCAATCGTTGGCGGCACGAAAGTGACCAATGCCGCTTTGGTACGGCCAGCACGGCTATCATCAAACTTAAAGAAGTCAGAGATAAAGTCGAACAGACCTAGGGAAACACCCAAGAACGAACTTGCCAACGCCATATAAGAGAACGCGTTAAGCAGCTGGTTGACAATGCTGCTGCTAGCAACGCTGCCCATCTGTTTTAGCAAACTGCCAATGTTACCGCCTTCAGCGATGATCTGC comes from the Hafnia alvei genome and includes:
- the yeiP gene encoding elongation factor P-like protein YeiP, whose product is MPRANEIKRGMAVTLNGKLLLVRDIDVQSPSARGASTLYKMRFSDIRTGLKVEERFKGDDILEEISLSRRQVNFSYIDGDEYVFMDNEDYTPYTFKKDQIEEELLFIPEGGMPGIQVLTMDGQVLALELPQTVDMEIVETSPSIKGGSASARTKPAVMSTGLTIQVPEYLSSGEKIRIHIEERRFMGRAD